A stretch of Deltaproteobacteria bacterium DNA encodes these proteins:
- a CDS encoding universal stress protein encodes MSPETGIDLTSEERKKVVTLEKGSLQRLLGIPSLFAIGYGDVGSSIYYALGVTTLYALGAAPLALALAGIVFFCTVLTYSEMAAAMPESGGSCSYARRAFNDLVSFIAGWALLLDYIVTIAISAYSIGPYLSHFFPILKSSIGNIPFALIMIGILLSLNLVGIRESARISLGLCLFDILTQLSVIFIGAITILNLPYLWEHMRIGVAEVDWSPTLPQFMKGVGMAMVAYIGIESIAQLAGETKNPGRNVPRSMMLTMITLFVMYFGVSLVALSAIHPKTLSTTYLEDPIAGIAAALPIGGQILGPWVAILGATILFVAANAGLVGASRLTFAMGETFQLPRIFYRLHHRFKTPYVSLITFAVLSSLIILVAQKLTFIAELYNFGAMLAFSLAHLSMLSLRIREPEMNRPYKVRGNIRISKYEIPVTAVIGFLGTLAVWIDVIFTKPAGRDLGFLWMALGITAYLSYRRKKHLPASERLEFEKIVMPEYQHVPIKKIIVPTLGGISTETVQHAAKIALQHDAHLTALYVIEIPTTLPLDTFFPEKLASADNALERAQAIASEFGLVNVETHVLQSREAGAAIVEAAREGQYDLIVMGIRSQKGKTTTTLGRTVDHVVKNAPCRVWLCMN; translated from the coding sequence TTGGTTATGGAGATGTCGGCTCTTCAATCTACTATGCCTTAGGTGTCACGACCCTCTATGCCCTTGGGGCCGCGCCGTTAGCCCTCGCACTGGCAGGCATTGTCTTCTTCTGCACCGTATTAACCTATTCGGAAATGGCAGCCGCCATGCCGGAATCGGGTGGCTCCTGCAGTTACGCACGAAGGGCCTTCAATGACCTTGTCTCTTTTATCGCGGGATGGGCCCTCCTGCTCGACTACATCGTCACAATAGCGATTTCGGCTTACAGTATAGGCCCCTACCTCAGTCACTTCTTCCCCATCTTAAAGTCATCCATTGGCAACATCCCGTTCGCTTTGATTATGATCGGAATTCTCCTTTCCCTGAATCTTGTCGGAATCCGTGAATCAGCAAGGATCTCGCTGGGCCTTTGTCTCTTTGATATTCTAACCCAGCTTTCGGTTATCTTTATTGGGGCTATTACCATTCTGAACCTCCCTTATCTCTGGGAGCATATGCGAATTGGTGTTGCAGAGGTCGATTGGTCTCCGACCTTGCCCCAGTTCATGAAGGGTGTTGGAATGGCGATGGTCGCCTACATCGGCATTGAATCAATCGCTCAATTGGCAGGGGAGACAAAAAATCCTGGGAGAAATGTCCCCCGCTCCATGATGCTTACGATGATAACGTTGTTTGTGATGTATTTTGGTGTTTCGTTAGTCGCCCTCTCAGCGATCCATCCCAAAACACTTTCTACAACCTATCTTGAGGACCCTATTGCAGGAATCGCAGCGGCCCTGCCAATTGGAGGACAGATCCTGGGACCGTGGGTGGCGATTCTGGGTGCCACGATCCTTTTTGTTGCAGCCAATGCGGGGCTTGTGGGTGCCTCAAGACTCACATTTGCCATGGGGGAAACCTTCCAGCTCCCACGTATTTTTTACCGGCTTCATCATCGATTCAAAACCCCTTATGTCTCTCTCATCACTTTTGCTGTCCTCTCCTCTCTCATCATTCTTGTCGCACAAAAGCTGACCTTTATTGCAGAACTTTATAATTTTGGTGCCATGCTTGCTTTCTCTCTCGCCCATCTCTCCATGCTGAGCTTAAGAATCCGGGAACCTGAAATGAACCGCCCCTATAAGGTCAGAGGAAACATCCGGATCTCAAAATATGAGATCCCTGTAACCGCCGTCATCGGATTCCTGGGAACCCTTGCTGTCTGGATTGATGTGATTTTTACAAAACCAGCCGGCCGAGATTTGGGCTTTCTCTGGATGGCCCTGGGAATTACCGCCTACCTTTCTTACCGCCGTAAAAAACATCTCCCGGCCAGTGAGAGGCTGGAGTTTGAAAAAATTGTGATGCCGGAATACCAGCACGTCCCGATTAAAAAGATTATTGTTCCAACCCTGGGTGGAATCTCCACAGAAACAGTGCAACATGCAGCAAAAATTGCCCTTCAGCATGATGCCCATTTGACGGCCTTGTACGTCATCGAAATCCCGACGACACTCCCTCTCGACACCTTTTTCCCGGAAAAACTGGCCAGTGCAGACAACGCTCTCGAACGAGCCCAGGCGATCGCCAGCGAATTTGGTCTCGTCAACGTGGAGACCCATGTCCTTCAGTCCCGGGAAGCTGGTGCTGCGATTGTAGAGGCCGCCCGTGAAGGTCAATATGACCTGATTGTCATGGGGATCCGATCTCAAAAGGGAAAGACAACAACCACTCTGGGAAGAACCGTTGATCATGTTGTGAAGAATGCCCCTTGCCGTGTCTGGCTCTGCATGAACTAA